The sequence CGTgtattgtgtgtgttttttattgCGTTGTTtcgtaaaaaatgtttaataatttatttttatttccaattagtttaaaataagcGAATAAAAAATGAACGGTGCTTGCTTTGATTTGATAATTCGGTTTCGAAAACTGAgctctacataaaatatatgctttaaatacttacaataaaaaccttagaagtaaatatttacgaaaaacATGATTGACATTCGTTTTTTTTCATGACCAAGCTCTCTGACTGAAAATTATATCATTGCACTTTAAACAATGATTTTAGAAAGGCGTTTATGTATCTTTTGTTATCTTTGCTGAGTTTTATTAAATCTACATCTTTACACAAcagtttttatgaaatattaaagaaaaaaataacgtttttccTTTAGGTAGtcattttagaatttttattaaaagtgtagatataatttttatttactgcaAATACACACAACACGCATACAaatcatttacaaattaacgaacaaaacgataataaaatatacatgacaATTACAAGTCTCAAGATTCACATACATAGCATTTCCAGCTTAAATACTttcgtaacaaaaaaatcataaatgataattttttattttcagattctCACTACAAATGCGACCTGGAGGGTTGGTTAAGATATACGACTCGGCGTTGATGTCTTCTTCGAAATACAAGTGTCTCCTCACCAGCGAGCGGACTACTGCCGACGAGCTGCTGGCGATACTGCTGCACTGCTACGATTCCACCGAGGGCGTCGAAAGATTTTCTCTTTATGAGGTAAGAAATTGACTATTATATTGCCTCTTATTAGTAATATGGCTGCTGAGATTAGGAGGgtcatcaaaaaaataaaactgtcggCGGTAGTGCTAATAATTTCCAACTTGCCTTGTTGTAGCTGTTgctctaaattatttatttcgctATATTAACTTTGACCTTTATATTCTTAGAACTTATCAGCaccaattgtaatatttactgtTGTTTGTTGTATGTCCTTAAACTATGTATGTCAGTAATAATAACATCATGGTTTGTGTCTTTTCTTCTTGGGGCGAAAATGACCACATGGCAGATAGCGTTAATAGTATAGTCACTGCAATCGAACTCACTCTCTAAGCTATTCGAGTTCCAATAATGTGTGCCTAATGTCCCTCTTTGTCTATTCAGGTCTGCACGTCCCAAGAGTACGAGCGGAAGTTACACCCAGATGACCTTCCATTGCTGGTGCAACGCGCGTGGCCGCAGGACAGCGAGTGTCACTTCCGCGTGCGGCGCAacccgcgcgcgccgccgctcCCGCCGCGCGCCGTCCCGCCCCCCCTGCCTTCTCCCACGGGATCCTCTCAGGACGACGACGAGCCCTCCAGGGCGTTATCCGCCCTGTCTCTCGAATCGGAAGGCGATAAAAGATACAGTCCAGTTTACAAGTTTCCCAATATAAGTTATTGCAGAGAAACGAAAAACGACTACCTTTATATCTGACTAGCGCTGCAGCTGGTCGGTTTGAAGCGCTATATAGACCGCAAGTCGCGGAAAGTGAAAAAGAGACTCTTATGATGTGTAAATAGGGACCACTTTTGTGTAACGTGTATATAGGACTGGACAGGGTGTCGTTCGAAACCAAAGAGGTTTTATAATAGTGGAATGTTGCCTTAACaaggttattattatacatCTAAATGATGCGGTATTACTTtaaagaaatttgaaaatattattcgtttgtattgtaattaaaacgGCTCTAtggtaaaataaatcaaatagaaGCGTTCGATTTGTATCATAAACTCTAGTCTTAGTGCACCTCgctttgaaaatgaaataaccATACATAAAGTGCACAATGTTATAGACAGAATTGCGTCGAGTTTACTTTTAACGCCGCGTCATATTTAAGaggaaaaatgtaaataaaattaattttaacttagctAGTAGAAACCAAAGAGGCACGCGAGAATAtatggaattaaatttatttatctgttatacattgtgatttaatttatttatgacggCGAGCATCGCCCGGACCCTTGATGTTGAATTATCTATCACgcctgtaataaaatatattatgttttcttgtaaaccttgttttatttttataatttgagacCTTTGTGttctatagaaatatatatttaggtacacatatttgtatatatgatttagtagtaatttatatatattttaatatcgaaattgttaagtactggtataatttaaaaaaatatattaaagaacgattttgtatatttttaatacaaaatatttaaaaaagttcgatatatttaaaaaaaaaagaaaataaaaaagcgaGCCTTACAGTCAAATCAAAAAGCGCTTGCTTTCCCAGCTTCCTGTTACATTCTTCCGAAACCATTCTCGCAGATTTCGGGAACGCGAGAGGTAATATGTTACACATGTGTAAATGGTATCAAATATTTTGccagttaatatatatttcaattaacacGATTCATTAATACCAGTAATTAAAGCCAAGTAAGATATTAGTGCGTTTTGGCTGCGACACCTCTaatcccaaaaataaaaaagtaaaaagtgtcAGACTGTAAAGATACTACTGTTGCGCTAAAGCCTGCTCTATAAATGAAAATGGTCGAATTTAGGGACCAACGGTTTCCGTCTGAACTACCTTAAGATTATTAAACGATCATaaatttttgacgacctccgtggtcgagtagtgtgtacaccggttttcatgggtacgccactctgaggtcctgggttcgattcccggccgtgtcgatgtagaaaaagttcattagttttctatgttgtcttgggtctgggtgtttgtggtaccgtcgttacttctgatttccataacacaagtgctttagctacttacattgggaccagagtaatgtatgtgatgttgtccaatatttattatttatttattataaataaaaatcaaagtcgatataaagtattttatttacaaatgattgCAACAATGAAATACAGACGATGCTTTATAATTACAAGAGTATGTATGTTCAAAAAATGGGAACAGGTAATATCTATCGGCACTagaattatcaataatatttaaaatttatacattacacGCGAGCTTACTTCGCCAGTGGCTCCAACCTATCCTAACCCAGCACTCTTCCACACAGATTAAAGAAACACTTCCATACAAACACCTTTCTTTTgtctttgaaaatttaataagtaaatactcGTATAGCTTATGTCAAATATACGACAAGCAAAGGATTCGAACGAAACGGATATCTGGGATTTATGGATTCGGAATTAGTATCATGTGTATAAAggcaaattacttttatataaagtaaaatttggaAATGGTTGTCTTACTTAatcgaataatattacaattccATCAAAGTCATGTGTATCGTATTATATTTtgggtatattatattttaagattctgGAAAGCGGATTAACTGAGtgagaacaaaaatattttacattttataataatataaaagtagtttttaaaCACTCTATATAGTTTGCGGTTATAACATATTCGTATACTCATCAGTGATGGGATCGGTACAAATGTTTCGAATACCAATAAGACATACCACCAACGAGAAACCGATCCACAGTAAATACGGTTAAGCTAAATGTGAAATTATTCTAATGTATGGTGCTTTTAAGAAAATTGTACATTCATCCATTTTTTATCGTCACAAATTCACCAGAAATGTccatattattctttaaattacctaataataataagttcaaAAGAGGTTTCTTATTACGTATGTACGCTATATAGGTCTTCGTTGCTTCTTTTAATGATATATCTATTGGTAATGTCGACGGTGGATAATCCAAAGCATTAAACGGAGGGGGTAAAACCAAAGAACACAAGCTGATCGCTCACACACTGCACTCGTCGCAAAAGCGTGCCGCTAAAGCTCAGCAAATAGAAAGAGCGTCCGCGGCGGCGGCCGGGCGGGGAACCGACGCCGACTCCGGCCGGCGGCCCCCCGCGCGACCGTCCGCACTGTATCCCGCCCGCACACACGCAACTAGCCAAATACGATTGTTCGCACTCGATCGGATCCATCGGACGTCTATTAAGCGCTAATATAAATCTCGAAAGGGTGCCGAAACAAAAAAGTGGCGACGCAaaaatttacgtaaataaaGCGACAAACGCTCGACATCGAGGAGTCTAGATCGGATGACGCCAGTTACTAAAACTTTACTAATGTGGTCGGGCGTCCCTAAAAAATACATGGACGCGGCATCGACCTCTCACTAGTTTCGCTGGCGTCGAAAGGTAATATAAGTCGAAGCGTGAATGTAAGACACGGCGGTAGAGATACAATGCGGAGCGGGCGGGCCGACGCGCACGCGGAGCTACACCGCGTTGAGCGCGCGCCGCGACGCGCCGTACTCGTCCGACGCGTCGCGCTCGCGCGTGCGCGCGCCGCGCTCCTCCCGCGGGTACGCCTCGCGCGCGTACTCCCGCCCGTACTCCCGCGTGTAGTCGTGGCCGTACGCCTCGCGCTCGCGCTCGTACGGGTCGTGCGCGTACTCCGACGAGTAGCCCTCGTGGTATTCCCGCGGGTAGTCCCGCGGGTAGCGCTGGTAGTGCTCGCGAGGGTAATATTCCTCCTCCTCGAGTCGCTCCGGGCGTTGCACGCGCGCTCTACCTGTGTCGAGAAATGAGTGATCCGTATTAATTgacgaatttattttttgaagtaaaacATTTTCGACGACGTCGTTCGAATTTCGTGTAGTAGTAAAAAAGTGTTCTACTTTAGGCAGTCGAACGAGGTGTCAAAATGACTGGATTATATCACACGACACACGGGGTGGGATCGGTTAGACTGGACTCTCACACGGGCACGCACTTACGAGGCCCGCGCTACGAGACTAGACTCAGGGACCTTTCCACAATTGCGGACCTTGCCCGGGCACGGCAGCACCGCGGCCTCGGGCGTAGGCGGCGTCGCTGCGGAGAAGCAAACCTATTGAAGCGGCTTCTGGAGCTAAGGCGTCGGCTGTAGGCTGCCGGTGCTGAGATCTTTGAACTCgccgtaaatattaaatatgcaaaataaaaagacaaagaCGCAAACATATACATTTGTAGCGATCAAAGATCCAGCGGACGTCTTTATGCAAATCGGTAACAGTAATATTCCAACTTTACAAGGAGGACGCGACGTCGAGAACGGGGATCAATTAGTAAAAGCGACACCCTGATTAGCGGAAGCTCACAAAAATGGGAACCTATAAAATGGTTGCAACCTGGAAGGGCTTCGTCGATGGCTGCACTATAATGGAACTGGAATATATGGTCTTCTGCGAGGCTAATGCGCTTGTCCAGACGCTTGTACTGAAATGAACAGGGTGATGTCAGTGCAACGTGAGATGGTTCGTGGGCGACAGACGATACTGTGAATCAAAATCTACGGATCTATGAAGCTCTAAgtgatatttacataatactaatttacattaaatactatGCTATTGTGCttactaaaataatgaattgtatGCAAAcgtatataaatctaaaaaagtGAAATTACTACCATTAACTTACAAAATCTATATTCTAGTTTTTGAATAACATGAAATagacaaatatacaaaacaaacatcGATGACAAACTACAACACAGAACTAAGCCTAGAGTAGCTTTAGACAAATACAGAGAAGAATTTAAATGGAAGCCAGGTGATGTTAACAAGTTAGGCTTAAAATATCGATGTGCATACATACTATCGATGATAGAGTCATCGTGGAATAGTTTTTATTGATGTCACAAAAGCatctattaaagataaattaacgACAGACTTACTAAAATGATTTCACGAGTTTTGGAATGACGAAAATGGAAAATTATCTATATACAAATGAACATGATGTCAGTGATAGAACTAATACATAAGATGatacatattaaaaacgtagggtaatattagtttaaagttAGTACCTCTTCCTCTCTCGTAGCTGTAAGAGTCGGACCTCTCCCGGTGTCCTCCGGAATTTGCGGGGGGTTCAAAAGAGGAAAATGATCGGTTAGATATAGATGAAGAGTTAGTTTATGGAGATTAGTATGTATTCTAAATGTCGCAGGCAAGTAGTTTAATTAGCCATTCAATGAAACATCTAGCCGCTTTACTATACAGCGCTGTTCAATCGGCGGCCTGAATGTCACTCAACCAATTTATTTCCGTTCATGGAATAGGGATTTGAccttttattgaaaattaactcAAAACTGACCATTTTAACTCCGACTCTATGAGGTCTTGTCGGCCTTGCCTAGAGTGTTTCTAAATTGTTGATAAGACTTTAAGGTTAGAATTTTAAGATTAGTTTTTTGCCAATAACTCAAGAACGGAGCAAATTCGCATGATCGCATGGTACCGGGGGGATAGGGAGAATAGAACCAAAGACCCCTCCCCCTTCTACCGCCGCTCTACCACCCTCCCCCCTGTACCCGATTACTAAACCgcaacaaatcaaatcaaaatatactttattcaagtaagcttttacaagcacttttgattcaCATATGTCATatcacaaactatttaaagtaaagttaccacgcaccggttcggaatgtagattctaccgagaagaaccgacaagaaattcagtatttactctttttcaacatctaaaaatacagtcatgttagttaattacaattatatatgtatgttatgtctcctgcctggaagtcaacaagcaaccatataaatatttttatttacatgagagTCATATTCCCATTCTATGAAGATGTATAGCCGGTGTATAAGCCGGTGTCATTCGGGAGGCTGGTTGAACGGCGCCCTTTAGTAAAGTGTCTAGGCTGTCAGTTAAATGGCAAATTTAACCAGTTGACTGCAACATATACattgataaatatacatatggcTACATGAGTTTTAGTTGAAATGGTAGTTAGGTCGGATGCATAAAAGATAATTGGAATATTGTGAAGAGAAATTGTTCGGAAAACAGAGAAGATATATATAGTTCAaaggaaatatataaaaggatattgtctattattacttaaaatatggaggatattagaaattaattttaattattatatgtaattaatttagtgatactataaaattaaacatacataaattaaaagtttttctaCCTAAATTCCACAGAATATTCAACGTACATTACGAAACCAAAGGATGcagatatcataaataaatatataagagaaGTTCTTAACATCGATTggaataaagatataaataaataattaattaattatggtcgttatttattaagcattgtccatttaaattaattcatatctaTTTCTAAGAAGAAAGCTTTACTGAAGATTCGAGTACTAGCGTGTTTAGAcgacatttatattttcacatGTATCAGTACCTGAGGTGAACTCAGTCAGCCTTTGGGCTCGGCTCGTGAAACCTATTCAAATAGATTGGTGTTGttttggtaaataataaaataagtggcCTTAAAATCAACATAGACTATACGTATTAAAACACCGCTTGCGGAGATTACTTTCGAATGATGTCTCAGAATGGTCGACGGACTTCAAATCTACTCAAGTATAACTACTTAAatggtaacatttttattttaagta comes from Vanessa atalanta chromosome 3, ilVanAtal1.2, whole genome shotgun sequence and encodes:
- the LOC125077418 gene encoding uncharacterized protein LOC125077418 isoform X2; translation: MAAQAPVPAPRMRLAFHPHNIHTTIKVYARCLRPDIEYKTLSVTWGTRAKEVVATLLSKFRMRHRDPRLFYLSMEVRVRAAGLRTTLVLDDDARPAALQACHPKGYSKFSLQMRPGGLVKIYDSALMSSSKYKCLLTSERTTADELLAILLHCYDSTEGVERFSLYEVCTSQEYERKLHPDDLPLLVQRAWPQDSECHFRVRRNPRAPPLPPRAVPPPLPSPTGSSQDDDEPSRALSALSLESEGDKRYSPVYKFPNISYCRETKNDYLYI
- the LOC125077418 gene encoding uncharacterized protein LOC125077418 isoform X1, with the translated sequence MLKHVAVSPHRARADSVSLSSSASCCSLGSLENRHDSVTDLSHRTTTIKVYARCLRPDIEYKTLSVTWGTRAKEVVATLLSKFRMRHRDPRLFYLSMEVRVRAAGLRTTLVLDDDARPAALQACHPKGYSKFSLQMRPGGLVKIYDSALMSSSKYKCLLTSERTTADELLAILLHCYDSTEGVERFSLYEVCTSQEYERKLHPDDLPLLVQRAWPQDSECHFRVRRNPRAPPLPPRAVPPPLPSPTGSSQDDDEPSRALSALSLESEGDKRYSPVYKFPNISYCRETKNDYLYI